One window from the genome of Acidiferrobacterales bacterium encodes:
- a CDS encoding M48 family metallopeptidase has protein sequence MSIPDGGIHIEFENGDHRDDMAIDTIQGSHDVNFVGGGYFRSNEKLPTEFVQRFQTSLERKISWLEKFSLSRLAVLILLLISAVVAYRLALNSLESIAVRVFPVEWEQKVGQRTYEDIRFLAFTDSRLSTEYQTRIRENTRQLANAAALGNLPELYFHRSELIGPNALAFPGGPIVVTDELVELLSDSEEVMAVIAHELAHIKQRHSLQSIVDVIGASFLAILLFGADEGVIEEMATIAASVLTLESRRNHEQEADILAVQYLSAAGRDPSKLIDVFRKMSAYFCAGSSGGSDTGCDPDRLSWLSTHPSDADRIAYLQEAIQNQ, from the coding sequence GTGTCTATACCAGACGGTGGTATTCACATCGAGTTTGAGAACGGAGACCATAGGGATGATATGGCCATCGATACCATCCAGGGAAGTCATGATGTCAACTTCGTAGGCGGCGGTTACTTTCGATCGAACGAGAAACTTCCGACTGAGTTTGTTCAGCGTTTCCAGACTTCTTTGGAGAGAAAGATATCCTGGCTCGAGAAGTTCAGTTTATCTCGTTTGGCAGTACTGATCTTGTTGCTGATTTCCGCAGTAGTTGCATATCGGCTGGCTCTCAACTCGCTCGAGTCGATTGCAGTCCGAGTCTTTCCTGTCGAATGGGAGCAGAAAGTCGGTCAAAGGACATACGAGGACATAAGGTTCCTGGCGTTTACTGATAGTCGATTGTCAACTGAATATCAAACACGGATTCGTGAAAATACACGTCAGTTGGCGAACGCTGCCGCACTCGGTAACCTGCCTGAACTTTACTTTCATCGATCCGAGTTAATTGGCCCCAACGCACTGGCTTTTCCAGGTGGTCCGATTGTAGTCACAGACGAACTGGTTGAGTTGCTGTCGGACTCCGAAGAGGTAATGGCTGTTATCGCGCATGAACTGGCTCACATCAAACAGCGACACTCACTTCAGTCCATAGTTGACGTGATCGGAGCCTCGTTTTTGGCCATTTTGCTTTTTGGTGCTGATGAAGGAGTCATTGAGGAGATGGCTACCATTGCGGCGAGCGTGCTTACGTTGGAAAGCAGACGAAATCACGAGCAGGAAGCGGACATCCTGGCAGTCCAATACCTGTCGGCCGCTGGACGGGATCCAAGCAAACTGATCGATGTGTTCAGGAAGATGTCAGCCTATTTCTGTGCCGGGTCAAGCGGAGGTTCGGACACAGGATGTGACCCGGACCGCCTCAGTTGGCTTTCTACCCATCCTTCAGATGCAGATCGAATTGCCTATCTCCAGGAGGCAATCCAGAATCAATAG